A genomic segment from Tuwongella immobilis encodes:
- a CDS encoding choice-of-anchor Q domain-containing protein, translated as MNRSRLHVERLEDRAVPAILTVTSLADSGNGTLREQISIANSTNEHDVIRFSETLARGVIDLVSIADRTWGPTALWITSSITVEGTGQILRRAGGAGAMRLFGIAPGASLRLEHLSLENGLALGGNGGSGEAGGGGGAGLGGAIYNAGSLTLVATTFANNHAIGGDGGDGGNLGAGYGVGGSLQGNGGVLPPPVNPPVLPPPNNPPIVQPSPPPPLSPPVEGGGLDSSKTTQLKHGNIHDATLAILTGAVATIPTPPPATLPPIPSTPPLPAVNTLIPSVYGQGGTANALDALGGFGSGAAGRAGINLTGGLGGGQGLGTAGGGGAGMGGAIFNQGGTLTIINSTFVDNLAMAGEGGFNGVQSALSGSAFGGAIFNLSGVVTVVHSTLTRNRVILPTSVPATAPSTARGAGIFSTAVSMEGISGVAGRVELINSIVFGNAGGPDVSNPDQAGFGSSVIAVLPNRVGSLQGGNIDSRGVSNDDPGLGSFQDHGGWTKTVSLRPGSSAQNLGAEVPRQLGPALDQRGLPRDDKPDLGAYEVANPLAIPPVPLSQQSSEDDTVMLIVSAYRSILRRNPTATETGQASQLLQAADLEALAESLWQSREHREFQVRQMSLAVLGRTPTATESQSWVGKLLQGVGELVLLQELFAHSEFGGSLNSTSFLDKLGWQLWNRELTFTERDSALQRLNSGVSRETIIQEWLWNVEFLTPTLQGYHVAFVGNRMSAESAMLMAERIRVGEERLDRFVIQMIVDQSLKQIQVPLTP; from the coding sequence GTGAATCGTTCCAGACTCCATGTGGAACGTCTGGAGGATCGCGCGGTTCCGGCCATTCTAACCGTAACCTCACTGGCAGATAGTGGAAACGGCACGCTTCGTGAGCAAATTTCGATCGCCAACTCCACCAACGAACACGATGTCATTCGCTTCAGCGAAACGCTGGCGCGGGGTGTGATCGATTTGGTGAGCATTGCCGATCGGACCTGGGGACCGACCGCGCTCTGGATCACGTCATCGATCACGGTCGAAGGCACCGGGCAAATCCTGCGACGGGCCGGTGGCGCGGGGGCCATGCGATTGTTCGGAATTGCACCCGGCGCATCGCTGCGATTGGAACATCTCAGCTTGGAAAACGGCCTCGCACTCGGCGGCAACGGTGGCTCTGGTGAGGCCGGCGGCGGCGGTGGTGCGGGATTGGGTGGCGCGATTTACAATGCCGGCTCGCTGACCCTGGTTGCCACCACGTTTGCCAACAATCACGCCATTGGTGGCGATGGCGGCGATGGTGGGAATCTCGGTGCCGGGTATGGTGTGGGTGGTTCGCTTCAAGGCAATGGCGGGGTGCTGCCACCGCCTGTGAATCCACCAGTGCTTCCGCCACCGAACAATCCGCCAATTGTACAACCGAGTCCACCACCACCCCTTTCGCCTCCGGTAGAAGGTGGCGGTCTTGATTCCTCGAAAACGACTCAACTCAAGCATGGCAACATTCACGATGCCACGCTGGCGATTTTGACCGGCGCGGTGGCGACAATCCCCACACCGCCCCCAGCGACGCTCCCGCCGATTCCGAGCACACCGCCGTTGCCTGCCGTAAATACATTGATTCCCAGCGTTTACGGTCAAGGTGGTACCGCCAACGCCCTTGACGCCTTGGGCGGATTTGGCTCCGGCGCAGCGGGGCGAGCCGGAATCAATCTCACCGGCGGACTTGGCGGTGGACAAGGGTTGGGGACAGCCGGAGGCGGTGGCGCTGGCATGGGCGGTGCGATCTTCAATCAAGGTGGCACGCTCACCATCATCAACTCGACCTTTGTCGACAATCTGGCAATGGCGGGCGAAGGTGGCTTCAACGGTGTTCAATCGGCTCTGTCGGGGAGCGCCTTTGGCGGTGCCATTTTCAATCTCAGTGGTGTCGTCACCGTCGTGCATTCGACACTCACTCGAAATCGCGTCATACTGCCGACCAGCGTACCGGCGACCGCTCCATCGACCGCTCGCGGGGCTGGGATTTTCTCCACGGCCGTTTCGATGGAAGGAATCAGCGGGGTTGCCGGGCGAGTCGAACTGATTAACTCAATCGTATTTGGAAATGCCGGCGGACCGGATGTTTCCAATCCCGATCAAGCGGGCTTCGGTTCGAGTGTGATCGCCGTGCTGCCCAATCGCGTCGGCAGTCTGCAGGGTGGAAACATCGATTCTCGCGGCGTCTCGAATGATGATCCGGGGCTGGGCAGCTTCCAAGATCACGGCGGCTGGACGAAAACCGTCAGTCTTCGCCCAGGAAGCTCGGCGCAGAATCTCGGCGCGGAAGTCCCACGACAACTGGGACCCGCATTGGATCAACGCGGACTCCCGCGCGACGATAAGCCGGACTTGGGTGCTTACGAAGTGGCCAACCCACTCGCCATCCCGCCGGTGCCGCTCAGTCAACAAAGCTCGGAAGATGATACGGTCATGCTGATTGTCTCGGCATATCGTTCGATTCTTCGTCGCAATCCCACCGCAACCGAGACAGGGCAAGCCTCCCAACTGTTGCAAGCCGCCGATTTGGAAGCCCTGGCCGAATCACTCTGGCAATCGCGAGAGCATCGGGAATTCCAAGTTCGGCAGATGAGTTTGGCCGTTCTCGGACGCACACCCACCGCGACCGAAAGCCAATCGTGGGTTGGTAAACTGCTCCAGGGTGTTGGTGAATTGGTGCTGCTGCAAGAATTATTTGCTCACAGCGAATTCGGCGGTTCGCTGAATTCCACGTCGTTCCTTGATAAACTCGGCTGGCAACTCTGGAATCGGGAATTGACCTTCACCGAACGCGACTCCGCTCTCCAACGGCTCAACTCCGGCGTTTCACGCGAAACCATCATTCAGGAATGGCTCTGGAATGTCGAATTTCTCACACCGACATTGCAGGGTTATCATGTCGCGTTCGTCGGGAACCGAATGTCGGCGGAGTCGGCGATGCTGATGGCCGAGCGAATTCGAGTGGGTGAAGAACGGCTCGACCGATTTGTCATCCAGATGATTGTGGATCAAAGTCTGAAGCAGATTCAGGTGCCGTTAACTCCGTAA
- a CDS encoding N-acyl-D-amino-acid deacylase family protein, whose amino-acid sequence MFDVLIRNGRIVDGSGLPWFAGDVGIIGDRIAAVGNLAAAHAEVTIDANHQIVAPGLIDAHVHGDLALLVDPLHEAAIRQGVTTYIIGQDGVAMTPGSADTQEYMRRYTAGFSGGHVITDRTWYDTATYLEAFTNRCALNVAVLIPNGNVRMEVMGLDPRDSTPQERQAMRAIIQENLEQGAVGISSGLDYIPSRYATTAELVEICKELAPVDGVYVSHMRGYSPETVIPAMEEMATIFRESGCAVHISHFNCLADVVLPWLDHARQNVDITFDLYCYLFGSTILGMIALPPDVQQGGVEPTLERLSDPAVRASLRAWFENPRVPLEPIRLSAVAHPRFVRYEGWTLADAAKDAKMELGEFICEVAVATRLAAGTVVPHDRRRTENDLRQLMNHPAMMGGSDGIFVGGCPHPRGTGCFARYLGYHVRDRKHWSLEQAVSHLSYHAARRHGLRQRGLIRAGMAADVIVFDPESIADRSTFEQGKTLAVGMSDVLVNGKLVLHQGMRTPALPGRGLRRGD is encoded by the coding sequence ATGTTCGATGTGTTGATTCGCAATGGTCGGATTGTGGATGGCTCGGGTCTGCCGTGGTTTGCCGGGGATGTCGGGATCATCGGCGATCGCATTGCAGCCGTTGGCAATCTTGCCGCCGCCCACGCCGAGGTGACCATTGATGCAAACCATCAGATTGTTGCACCTGGATTAATCGATGCCCATGTCCACGGCGATTTGGCGCTGCTGGTCGATCCGCTGCATGAAGCCGCAATCCGTCAGGGAGTCACGACTTACATCATCGGACAAGACGGCGTTGCGATGACTCCCGGTTCGGCCGACACGCAGGAGTACATGCGACGATACACGGCGGGCTTTAGTGGTGGGCATGTGATTACGGATCGGACTTGGTATGATACGGCAACCTATTTAGAAGCGTTCACCAATCGCTGTGCGTTGAATGTGGCGGTGCTCATTCCGAATGGCAATGTTCGCATGGAGGTGATGGGGTTGGATCCCCGCGACTCCACTCCACAGGAACGGCAAGCGATGCGGGCGATCATCCAGGAAAATCTGGAGCAGGGGGCCGTCGGAATCTCCAGCGGACTGGATTACATCCCGAGTCGATACGCCACAACGGCTGAACTGGTCGAGATTTGCAAAGAATTGGCACCCGTAGACGGCGTCTATGTCAGCCATATGCGGGGCTATTCGCCGGAGACGGTGATTCCTGCCATGGAGGAAATGGCGACGATCTTTCGAGAATCTGGTTGTGCAGTCCATATCTCGCATTTTAATTGTCTGGCGGATGTGGTGTTGCCGTGGCTCGATCATGCCCGGCAGAATGTGGATATCACCTTCGATCTGTACTGTTACCTGTTTGGTAGCACGATTTTGGGGATGATTGCGCTTCCGCCGGATGTCCAACAAGGCGGCGTGGAACCGACGCTTGAGCGATTGAGCGATCCTGCGGTGCGTGCATCGCTCCGGGCGTGGTTTGAGAATCCGCGGGTGCCGTTGGAGCCGATCCGATTATCTGCGGTGGCCCACCCACGATTTGTGCGATATGAGGGATGGACCCTCGCCGATGCCGCGAAAGATGCCAAAATGGAGTTGGGCGAATTCATCTGCGAAGTCGCGGTGGCGACCCGGTTGGCGGCCGGAACGGTGGTGCCCCACGATCGCCGCCGCACCGAGAACGACCTGCGGCAGTTGATGAACCATCCGGCAATGATGGGTGGCAGCGACGGAATTTTCGTGGGTGGTTGTCCCCATCCGCGGGGGACAGGCTGCTTTGCGCGCTATCTCGGGTATCATGTTCGAGATCGGAAACACTGGAGTTTGGAACAGGCCGTTTCCCATTTGTCGTATCATGCCGCTCGTCGCCATGGGTTGCGACAACGTGGACTGATCCGTGCAGGTATGGCAGCGGATGTGATTGTTTTCGATCCGGAGTCGATCGCCGATCGATCGACATTCGAACAAGGCAAAACCCTTGCTGTGGGAATGTCGGATGTGCTCGTCAACGGTAAACTGGTTCTGCATCAAGGGATGCGCACCCCAGCACTGCCAGGACGGGGACTCCGACGCGGCGATTAA
- the proS gene encoding proline--tRNA ligase, whose product MPITTRAEDYSKWYQSIVDQAGLAENSAVRGCMVIKPTGYALWEKMRDALDRMFKETGHVNAYFPLFIPKSFLAKEEQMAEGFAKECAVVTHYRLKAIPGQGVAVDPDAKLEEELIVRPTSETIIWNTYKSWIQSYRDLPLLINQWANVVRWEMRTRLFLRTAEFLWQEGHTAHATQAEAEAETRQMLEVYRKFAEDYMAMPVMTGPKSEGQKFPGAIYTLCIEAMMQDGKALQAGTSHFLGQNFAKAFDVQFQSETGSREYAWATSWGVSTRLIGGLIMTHSDDKGLVIPPRIAPLHVVIVPIYRKDEEKASVYAACHQLAASIREYPRMPWLSYEAISVKVDDREQYQPGYKFNDWELKGVPIRIELGPKDLEKSACVIARRDVPGKEGKQFGIPLSGAAEVIAKLLPEIQQSLFDRAKAFRDSHLRTANSYDEFKELIEQPGFIWAHWDGTAETETKIQEETKATIRCIPFDRPDEPGVCMISGKPSAGRVIFARSY is encoded by the coding sequence ATGCCCATCACCACACGGGCCGAAGATTACTCGAAATGGTATCAGAGCATTGTCGATCAAGCCGGGCTTGCCGAGAACTCCGCGGTGCGTGGCTGCATGGTCATTAAGCCGACCGGGTACGCGCTGTGGGAAAAAATGCGCGACGCTCTGGATCGCATGTTCAAAGAGACCGGCCATGTGAATGCGTACTTTCCGCTGTTCATTCCCAAGTCGTTTCTGGCGAAGGAAGAACAGATGGCGGAAGGCTTTGCGAAGGAATGCGCGGTGGTGACCCACTACCGCCTCAAAGCGATTCCGGGGCAGGGAGTGGCGGTCGATCCCGACGCAAAATTGGAAGAAGAGCTGATTGTTCGACCGACTTCGGAAACAATCATTTGGAATACGTATAAGAGTTGGATTCAATCGTATCGCGATCTTCCGCTACTGATTAATCAGTGGGCGAACGTCGTTCGCTGGGAAATGCGCACGCGGTTATTCTTGCGAACGGCTGAGTTTCTCTGGCAAGAAGGGCACACCGCACACGCCACGCAGGCCGAGGCGGAAGCCGAGACTCGGCAGATGCTCGAAGTCTATCGGAAGTTCGCCGAAGACTACATGGCCATGCCGGTGATGACCGGCCCCAAGAGCGAAGGGCAAAAGTTCCCCGGAGCGATTTACACGCTCTGCATCGAAGCGATGATGCAAGATGGCAAAGCGTTGCAGGCCGGGACGAGCCATTTCTTGGGGCAGAATTTCGCGAAGGCGTTCGATGTCCAGTTTCAAAGCGAAACCGGCAGTCGGGAATATGCCTGGGCAACTTCGTGGGGCGTCTCCACGCGGTTGATCGGCGGGTTGATTATGACCCATTCCGACGATAAGGGGCTGGTCATTCCGCCGCGGATCGCCCCGTTGCATGTGGTGATTGTGCCCATCTACCGCAAAGACGAAGAAAAGGCGAGTGTCTATGCGGCATGCCACCAGTTGGCGGCCAGCATTCGGGAGTATCCGCGCATGCCGTGGCTCTCGTATGAAGCGATTTCCGTCAAAGTGGATGATCGCGAGCAATACCAACCCGGCTACAAATTCAACGATTGGGAACTCAAGGGGGTGCCCATCCGGATTGAATTGGGACCAAAGGATTTGGAGAAATCGGCCTGCGTGATTGCTCGCCGGGATGTGCCTGGGAAGGAAGGCAAGCAATTCGGCATTCCGCTTTCGGGGGCTGCGGAGGTCATCGCCAAGCTGTTGCCAGAAATTCAGCAAAGCCTGTTCGATCGTGCGAAAGCATTCCGCGATAGCCACCTTCGCACGGCGAATTCGTATGACGAATTCAAAGAATTAATCGAACAACCCGGCTTTATCTGGGCCCACTGGGACGGAACCGCCGAAACAGAAACGAAGATTCAGGAAGAAACCAAAGCGACGATTCGCTGCATTCCGTTTGATCGTCCGGATGAACCGGGCGTCTGCATGATTAGCGGCAAACCGTCTGCCGGTCGAGTGATTTTCGCTCGCTCGTATTGA
- a CDS encoding bifunctional homocysteine S-methyltransferase/methylenetetrahydrofolate reductase yields MNARGSEFLARLREEVLIGDGAIGTLLSDSEHRPDLRPERLNLLQPQLIREIHSAYVNAGAQLLETNTFGANRTKLGSLNHPQEVAEINSVAAELAKSAAGDQAYVAGAVGPLRMTLTPDQTVPHTDDEIREFFREPIVALANGGVDLLLLETFSDLRQLLLAIEVAKTVTDLPVIAQMTFQEHGHTLTGVTVAQAMDSLVQAGADVIGSNCGRGVRCVISAVETMARSGDCLISAFPNAGMPQFVDGRYRFAAPLPYMVDSAERMVQAGVNLVGGCCGTTPDTIRRMAERLRSRKPSVRVRIEAAVPPAVVPAEPKGPIPAPPPAGSLLHQLDTADRYYGLPVEKRPGRRPMVVVELDPPRGLNFGPIIKRAQQLRDMGVDAITVADNPVATLHMGNLGFSEIVQREADIPVILHMACRDSNKLGIQSKLLEAHVRGMRTILALTGDPSKVGDTPGATSVYDLNSFDLIELIAKFNRGVNDSELSIAGRTEYTIGVAFDPNGRNLKAVVDKLRRKVERGAHFAMTQPMYDVVRYHEMIAATQEFKTPIFVGIMPLLSERNAEYLHNEVPGIKLTDDARSRMKGFSGKEGRKMGNRIAMELIDQMFPTADAFYLIPPQKFTEMAVELMAHIQSKIPAPEASGVSGA; encoded by the coding sequence ATGAACGCGCGCGGCTCCGAATTCTTGGCACGTCTTCGTGAAGAAGTTCTGATCGGCGATGGGGCAATCGGGACGCTCTTATCCGACTCGGAGCATCGGCCCGATCTCCGACCTGAACGCCTGAATCTACTTCAGCCGCAACTCATTCGGGAAATTCACTCGGCATACGTCAATGCCGGTGCGCAACTCCTGGAAACCAATACCTTTGGGGCGAATCGCACCAAACTCGGCTCGCTGAATCACCCGCAGGAAGTCGCTGAGATTAATTCCGTTGCTGCCGAACTCGCAAAGTCGGCGGCGGGGGATCAAGCGTATGTCGCGGGTGCGGTCGGGCCGCTTCGCATGACGCTGACGCCGGACCAGACCGTCCCGCATACCGATGATGAAATCCGCGAGTTTTTTCGGGAGCCGATCGTTGCTCTGGCCAACGGCGGAGTCGATCTGCTGCTTCTGGAAACCTTCAGCGATCTTCGCCAACTCCTGCTGGCGATTGAGGTTGCGAAAACGGTTACTGATCTGCCGGTGATCGCTCAGATGACGTTCCAAGAGCATGGGCACACGCTCACCGGTGTGACGGTCGCCCAAGCGATGGATTCGCTGGTGCAAGCCGGTGCCGATGTGATCGGGTCGAATTGCGGTCGTGGTGTTCGGTGTGTCATCAGTGCCGTCGAGACGATGGCTCGCTCGGGCGATTGTCTGATTAGTGCGTTTCCGAATGCGGGGATGCCGCAATTTGTCGACGGCCGGTATCGATTTGCGGCCCCGCTTCCGTATATGGTCGATTCCGCCGAACGAATGGTCCAAGCTGGCGTCAATTTGGTTGGTGGCTGTTGCGGGACGACTCCGGACACCATTCGCCGCATGGCGGAACGGTTGCGATCGCGCAAGCCGAGCGTGCGGGTGCGCATCGAAGCTGCGGTGCCGCCAGCTGTGGTGCCTGCCGAACCGAAGGGGCCGATTCCTGCTCCGCCGCCTGCTGGATCACTGTTGCACCAACTCGACACTGCCGATCGCTATTATGGTCTTCCAGTTGAAAAGCGTCCGGGGCGGCGGCCGATGGTGGTGGTCGAACTGGATCCGCCGCGTGGGTTGAATTTCGGCCCGATCATCAAGCGGGCTCAGCAGTTGCGCGATATGGGTGTCGATGCCATTACGGTGGCCGATAACCCCGTCGCCACGCTGCACATGGGGAATCTCGGTTTCTCGGAGATTGTCCAACGCGAGGCCGATATTCCGGTCATTCTGCATATGGCCTGCCGGGATTCCAACAAACTGGGGATCCAATCGAAGTTGCTGGAAGCGCATGTGCGTGGCATGCGGACCATCCTCGCATTGACCGGCGATCCTTCGAAGGTCGGAGATACGCCCGGAGCGACGAGCGTTTATGATCTCAACAGTTTCGATCTGATCGAACTGATTGCGAAATTCAATCGTGGCGTCAATGATTCGGAACTGAGCATTGCCGGTCGGACAGAATACACCATCGGCGTGGCGTTTGATCCGAATGGTCGCAACCTGAAGGCGGTGGTCGATAAGTTGCGTCGCAAAGTCGAACGCGGGGCACACTTTGCGATGACGCAGCCGATGTACGATGTCGTGCGGTATCACGAAATGATCGCGGCGACGCAGGAGTTCAAGACGCCGATCTTCGTGGGGATCATGCCGCTTTTGAGCGAACGGAATGCCGAATATCTGCACAATGAAGTGCCGGGGATCAAGCTGACCGATGATGCTCGTTCTCGGATGAAAGGCTTTTCCGGCAAAGAAGGCCGCAAGATGGGCAACCGCATCGCCATGGAACTCATCGATCAGATGTTCCCGACTGCGGATGCGTTCTATCTGATTCCCCCGCAGAAGTTTACGGAAATGGCGGTCGAACTGATGGCGCACATTCAAAGCAAGATTCCTGCTCCGGAGGCCAGCGGAGTTTCGGGAGCATGA
- a CDS encoding aspartate carbamoyltransferase catalytic subunit: MSDGATWNSLHLLGLEDYSIGEIEMIFKRAEEYLPLCRTGGMKRDDLKGKMIANLFFESSTRTRMSFSLAARRLGADTMDFAPSGSSISKGETFIDTARNIEAMGVDIMVVRHASPGAPHLLSRHLNASIVNAGDGAHSHPTQGLLDIFTIRQHKGDLKNLTVALVGDILHSRVARSNINGLLKFGARVIVCGPPTLVPDELRQLGVQVAHNLDAILPECDVVNMLRIQFERQRSGMFPSIHEYALLFGMNSERLARAKKDLLLLAPGPINRGVEITPEVADGSNSVILEQVTNGLAIRMAVLSLIADERTKRANQKKVGHSPIEPAAITR, encoded by the coding sequence ATGAGCGACGGCGCGACCTGGAATTCCCTGCATCTGCTCGGGTTGGAAGATTATTCGATCGGCGAAATCGAAATGATCTTCAAGCGGGCAGAAGAGTATCTCCCGCTCTGTCGAACCGGCGGAATGAAACGGGACGACCTCAAAGGGAAGATGATCGCTAATCTGTTCTTTGAATCCTCCACGCGAACTCGAATGAGCTTCAGTCTGGCTGCGCGGCGGCTCGGTGCGGACACGATGGACTTTGCTCCCAGCGGGTCGAGCATCAGCAAAGGCGAGACATTCATCGACACGGCTCGAAATATCGAAGCGATGGGCGTGGATATCATGGTGGTTCGCCACGCATCGCCCGGTGCGCCGCATCTGCTTTCCCGCCATCTGAATGCGTCAATCGTCAACGCGGGGGACGGAGCGCATTCGCATCCGACTCAGGGATTATTGGATATCTTTACGATCCGCCAACATAAGGGCGATCTGAAGAATCTTACGGTTGCACTGGTGGGCGATATTCTGCACAGTCGGGTAGCTCGCAGCAACATCAACGGGTTGCTCAAGTTCGGAGCGCGGGTCATTGTCTGCGGTCCACCAACGCTGGTGCCCGATGAATTACGCCAACTCGGAGTGCAAGTCGCGCATAATCTCGACGCGATTCTGCCGGAATGCGATGTGGTCAATATGCTCCGAATTCAATTTGAGCGTCAGCGGAGTGGCATGTTCCCATCAATTCACGAATATGCGCTCTTGTTTGGTATGAATTCCGAGCGACTCGCACGGGCCAAGAAAGACTTGCTGCTGTTGGCACCCGGGCCGATCAATCGCGGGGTCGAAATCACTCCGGAAGTTGCGGATGGCAGCAATTCCGTGATTCTGGAACAGGTGACAAACGGGCTGGCCATTCGCATGGCGGTGTTGTCGTTGATTGCCGACGAACGAACAAAACGTGCGAATCAGAAAAAAGTTGGGCACAGTCCGATTGAACCGGCGGCGATCACCCGCTAA
- a CDS encoding NUDIX domain-containing protein — MSQSADQSKPSTFTYPYARPAVTVDLVIATQESNPRVLLIQRAKDPFAGSWALPGGFVDAGETLEAAARRELLEETQLQVETLQQFGAFGDPGRDPRGWTISIAFLTKIAPEAASAIAGDDAAAVGWFPFRKLPKLAFDHEAILTAARVALRRWRNR, encoded by the coding sequence ATGTCGCAATCAGCGGATCAATCCAAACCCAGCACCTTTACCTATCCTTATGCCAGACCAGCGGTTACGGTCGATTTAGTCATTGCAACGCAGGAATCGAACCCGCGTGTCCTGTTGATCCAACGAGCGAAAGATCCATTTGCTGGGAGTTGGGCGTTGCCAGGCGGATTTGTCGATGCCGGTGAGACTCTCGAAGCCGCCGCCCGACGGGAATTATTGGAAGAAACCCAACTGCAAGTCGAGACCCTGCAACAGTTTGGCGCATTCGGCGACCCCGGCCGCGACCCGCGTGGTTGGACCATTTCGATTGCCTTTCTGACGAAAATCGCCCCAGAAGCGGCCTCCGCGATTGCTGGCGATGATGCCGCTGCCGTGGGATGGTTTCCCTTTCGCAAATTGCCCAAACTCGCGTTCGATCATGAAGCCATTTTGACCGCCGCCCGTGTGGCCCTTCGACGTTGGCGGAACCGATGA
- a CDS encoding DUF58 domain-containing protein, whose product MRWFLGIGALLLIATVLEAGLIVYASYTLFAIAIGSRYLAREWVRSLEIEREPIESPIEVGQSIEVKIRLHNRGRWPIAWVLVEDLLPTLALRQRPTRLSMKGKRLRIAMIRAGKSITIKYRLHGEMRGFYQIGPLVAETGDLFGLHRRHRLLGRPQYLQVNPPIRPLPNYDFASERPVGEVQLAHWLFEDPTRTAGVRPYRLGDPLQRVHWRATARTGSLHSRIYEPTTLAGATLLLDFHADGYHQRGEPYRSELAVIVTVALANAVQELGQQVGLVSNGRDAADRLRQEQAPSPVDGEATRDSVRQNVQMDEANDRLRPVHVETRRGIEVFANIRDYLARLELADSLALPQLVMEMLPRMPRDATVLAVLPQVPVESAVALGLIRRQGFAVSVILIGLSEDERAVAQGRLISEGVRDVRSINRESELALLGKNLLEPGENPYGIETALI is encoded by the coding sequence ATGCGCTGGTTCTTGGGCATTGGTGCGTTGCTGTTGATTGCAACCGTGTTGGAAGCGGGTCTGATCGTGTATGCCAGCTACACGCTGTTCGCCATTGCAATTGGAAGTCGTTATCTGGCAAGGGAATGGGTGCGAAGCCTCGAAATCGAGCGGGAACCGATTGAATCGCCCATCGAAGTGGGGCAATCGATTGAAGTGAAAATTCGGCTCCACAATCGCGGACGGTGGCCGATTGCTTGGGTGCTGGTCGAAGACTTACTCCCCACGTTGGCCCTGCGACAACGTCCCACGCGGCTGAGCATGAAGGGCAAGCGATTGCGAATTGCGATGATCCGCGCAGGAAAGTCGATCACCATCAAATATCGCTTGCATGGCGAAATGCGCGGGTTTTACCAAATTGGACCACTCGTGGCCGAGACGGGGGATCTCTTCGGGCTGCATCGTCGGCATCGACTGCTGGGGCGGCCGCAATATCTCCAGGTGAATCCACCAATTCGACCGCTCCCAAATTACGATTTTGCCAGTGAGCGTCCCGTGGGTGAGGTGCAGCTCGCCCATTGGTTGTTTGAAGATCCCACTCGCACGGCGGGGGTTCGCCCGTATCGCCTGGGCGATCCACTGCAGCGGGTCCACTGGCGGGCCACGGCGCGAACCGGGAGTCTGCATTCGCGGATCTATGAACCAACGACGCTGGCTGGGGCGACGCTGCTGCTCGATTTTCATGCCGATGGCTATCATCAACGTGGAGAGCCGTACCGATCGGAACTCGCGGTGATTGTGACGGTTGCGCTCGCCAACGCTGTCCAGGAATTGGGTCAGCAAGTGGGGTTGGTCTCCAACGGGCGGGATGCCGCCGACCGACTTCGACAGGAACAGGCACCCAGTCCGGTGGATGGGGAAGCGACACGGGATTCCGTTCGGCAGAATGTGCAGATGGACGAAGCGAATGATCGGCTGCGTCCTGTCCACGTCGAGACACGCCGAGGAATCGAAGTTTTTGCGAATATCCGTGATTACTTGGCCCGGCTGGAACTGGCCGATTCGCTGGCGCTTCCGCAATTGGTTATGGAAATGCTGCCACGAATGCCGCGCGATGCAACGGTGCTGGCGGTGCTACCGCAAGTGCCGGTCGAGTCGGCCGTTGCGTTGGGGTTGATTCGGCGTCAGGGGTTTGCTGTTTCGGTGATTCTCATTGGACTATCCGAAGATGAGCGGGCCGTCGCCCAGGGGCGGTTGATTAGCGAAGGCGTGCGCGATGTTCGGTCAATCAATCGGGAAAGCGAGCTTGCGTTGCTCGGCAAGAATCTCCTGGAACCCGGCGAGAATCCCTATGGAATCGAAACGGCCTTGATATGA